Below is a window of Candidatus Neomarinimicrobiota bacterium DNA.
CATGAAGATCATCAGGAAGGCCATGATGAGGGTTACGCCGCCGCGAATCTCGATAAAAAAGCCTTTGGCACCCAAGGCGTAAATAAGGGCCACGATGATCATCGTACCGCTGATGTCCAGGTTTGACGCCATCCCGGAAGATCCCAAGACCCACCAGGGCAGGTTACGGTTGCCGAGGAAGTAGGCGTCGATCCCTTTCGCAGCCTTCCTCCGTAAGAATAAACCGACGAATACGATGGCCGATAAATAAAGGGCGATGATGGCAAAGTCAATCAGTTGCATATATGCTCCTTGTCTACTTCGAGAGACGTGACGCCACTAGCAAGCCCTGACGTGGGATAGCCTATTTCCTGAAAAGTACAAATGACCTTGGCCCCATAACCTGCCCACCATCGTTGGCGTGCGATAGCTCACCAACCGTAAAGAGCACTTCCCACTGGC
It encodes the following:
- a CDS encoding sodium:solute symporter — protein: MQLIDFAIIALYLSAIVFVGLFLRRKAAKGIDAYFLGNRNLPWWVLGSSGMASNLDISGTMIIVALIYALGAKGFFIEIRGGVTLIMAFLMIFM